TTTATGTAGAACATCGTATGGTCAACTTTGCACTGCTAATACTATCACTGCATTAAATGCTAACCGTTGgtagttatatttttatcagATTTTTGGATGAATACAAAAAACAGGGAGTTGAGTTCTGGGGACTTACAGCTCAGAATGAACCGCTTGATGGACGAATTCCTTTCTTTCCTTTCCAATGTTTAGGCTTCACAGCTGAAATGCAAAGAGATTTTATCATTTCTGATCTCGGTGGGTTTACTTTACTGTTGTGTAGCAACCTGTGTGCATCTGTGTAGTGATTGATGTGGTTGTGTCTACTAACTCATTTACATTGTGGTGTGATAGTTATATATTCGTGGAGGAATCAAAGTGCATACATAGAGCCTACAGAACACACTAATGTAACAGCAgtatgtaaacatttttatattgctGTTACACATTTATAAAAAGATAACAGCGGCTTTTGTAATTACCAGCTTTACTGAGTTAATTGAAGCAAACTTCTGTAGCTCTAGGTGTGTGGGCCAATATTAAATTTTCAGTCGGCTATGTGAATAGGAGTGAGCGAAACGAGTGAGCAAGTTTTAGATCCTAAATCAGTCAGGGGGGCTATTACAGGTCCAGCACTGCATGCAGGGGGCTATGCCGACCTCAACCTCATGGTATTTGATGATAGCGTATTGGAGGTCTCATCATGGGCTAAAACAGTATGTATTTGTATGAATTATTATGTTAGTGATATAGTCATTTCTcttatacatgtacagctaCCATTTCTCTCATGTACTAGCACTATAGAAACTCTTCTCATTTGCTAAAGCCTCAGTTATTTCTTTAATGCATTACTACAattgctagtttttaattagtttgtgcttcaataataataataataataataatagtgctataataatttcttttatgTGTTAGTCCCATTGCTATTTCTTTTATGTAGAAGTGTTACAGCCATTATTTTGCACtagtatgcaatttatatttttctcaCGTGTCAATGATGAAGTACTTTTTGTACATAAGTCTCATGCATAAATACATGTTCTATAAATATGCATGATTAATGCTATAGAGCACTATCATAGATGTCTATGACTGTAACATGTTCTCTCCAACCTTATTATTAAGACTCTTAAGTAAACGAGTGTGTAGTGAAATTATAAACAAGGTGACATCAAGCTTAACCAGATTTACTCTAGTGTATGGACCAGTGTATGGTCCGTAATGTTCTTTAGATATATGACAATGAAACTGCTAGCCAGTATGTGTCAGGATTGGCTCTTCATTGGTATGAAAATGGAGTCTTTGGTTACAACGAGATGACGGATACTCACAATATCAATCCTAGCAAGTTTCTCCTAGCTACTGAGGCTTGTACAGGTTCCAGCCCGCTTGATAAGCAGAAAGTGATACTTGGCAGCTGGGAGAGGGCGGAGCAATACACCGATGATATTATTAAGGTATCCTATGTGAAAGCACCTGTTACCAGATATTAATAGGTGGCTGCTAATACACTCCATATGCCATGTTCCCGCTTATCTGCTGATGCAATATCAAAAAAAATTTACTGAGCCACttaaattttctttcaaattttgACTAAAAGTTACAATTTacaaattttgttaatatttttatcacACCAGATGGTAATATTAAAATGATTGATATTAGCGTTCAAAAGCTTCAAGCTCAAATACAGGCGAAGGCTCCTGAGAGAATGGACGGATATTTTTCAAAGAGTGGATTTACACTGATTCATGCTCAGTCTCTGATTTGTTGCCTTTCTCCTCAGAAATGAGGTGCTGAAATTGTGATGTTGTACAGAGTAGAGCCGAACCATCAAAGCACCCAAACCAAAACCAGgtttataaaagtttattgCACAGCATCAAACCTCTGTTTTTGTATAAAATCTTTTGAAAGTTGCAAAAGGTTAAAGGGCGATGTGAGCCAATCAATAACTGTCTGGATAACCTCCATCAACCTCAAATACAGCAAAAATCGATATGTGAGACTGACTGGTGTGAAAGGACTGTTTTAAAAAGATGATTGAGGTTGGAGCAAAGAAAAACCTTTGTGACAAAGTTAGCATTTGCCTCTAGTTATGCTGTGAGCTGAACGTGGGTTGGTGTAAACACCCCCCACTTTTAATTTGTTATGGATAACCACTTTTACTAACAATGTTATGACAATGTTTCTGTTCCATCGGCTACCATTATACAAATACAGATAGGAAATATCAACTCAGTAACCACCTTGTTTTGACAGGATCTTCAGAACTGGGTAACCGGTTGGACAGACTGGAACATCGCACTGAATATGTCTGGAGGTCCTAATTGGGTGAACAACAATGTTGATAGTCCCATCATAGTCAATGCTGTTCACAATGAATTTTATAAACAGCCGATGTACTATGCAATGGGCCATTTCAGGTGAGATAAGTGCCTAGTTAATTGACGGAGAAAATTTATGCTCATGAAAGGCAGCTCGTCTGACATAACCACTATAATCAGTTACAAATTTAGAACACTATGAAAACAATTTCTGTGCCTTGCTAATGCGTTGCCATTTGGCATAAGTAAAAACAGCTTCAATGAATTATAGCGTTTGTATGTATGCTTTCTGTTGCAGCAAGTTTGTCACTCCAGGTTCTATAAGACACGAAATGTCCATTAAAGGCTCTGCTTGcgatggagttgtcttctctacgCCTGAAGGGTACACTGCCATGATCTTATATAACAGGTGTGCAGGGTGTTATTCTCTAGCTCGGATAATTAGAGCAGGCAAATTTATTCTTTCAAGTCACTTAATTACAGAACTTATGTTATGCCATCTGTTGGTTGCCCTCATCGCCGAGTTATGGTTGGAGAGACTCGAGGCTAGGTCCCATACTGACATGAGGCTTGCCCATACTGCTATGCTTAGGGTGGCTGTAGTCACTGGAGCAGGGTAGATTGTTGGACAGTAAAGCTATGATATCCGAAAAAATCAAATATCTTTCCCCACTAGTTTCTCCTACTCGCATTTTTTGGGAAAGCAGACTCCTGATAGAAACAGACCTCAACACAGAAAGCTGATCTGTTCTCAGATCtactttgtatgttgaaactGTTGGATGTATGAAAATGAAACAGTTTCTATAAGAACACACTTAGTGATAGTTCAACTCGTTCTGAAAGTTAGGTAAAGCTTAAACTAACTTAGCTTGTTTATATtactaattttatattattaatttgatatTACGTATTAATTTTCACCAACCCCAACCCTTTTACAATATTTTGAGTAATCTGGAATATCATGATGTAATAAAGTACCTTTAATTGTAAGTCAAATGCAGTATTTGTTCTAATTTTGCACCATATGTGAAAACAATTCTTATGCTGAGGTGATCATAATCATGACCTAGTTTGTTATATTGTGTTGTACGTTATATATTTGTGTTGAAAAATGTACTTGTTATAATTAGCTTAAGTCTATGACCATGACAGCAATTGTCCTACATATTGACATTTATTGTTTAACCAAATACGTTCCTTCGTTCTATAATTACGTTCCATATTGACGTTATGTCCTACTCtctgttttcttattcagtATTTCAAATGCACCTGATCATGTCGCTAGTCTTACTGAACTGCTCAAGACTtctataataattaaatattagttCAACATATAGACCCCTTGTAGACTGATTgttatttatttacatgtatgtggcTAGGGTGAACACCACCGCCTTTTATATTTATAGAGCTGAGACTGCTGAGAATGTAGATGTCGTAGATGGAAACAAGACCTTTACGGTGTCTGTTGCCCCAAGGTCTATTAACACAGTTGTATATCTATCTTAGCCTCAGTCCACCAGTTCGCTCTTCTCCATCTCAGCTGTCTTTGTAGATCCTAGTCCTATTCTTATATCTGCTGTCATTTTGGCTAGTCATTTTGCTTGCAGTATTTTTATAGTTATCAGTAATTTtctgatataatgtttttttGCGACTATCTCCAGACCAGATATTCTTCTCTCTTATAGCATGtcacatttaaaataaataatgcaATTGTGTTGAGACGTGTATGTGTAAAATATCCTCTTTGCGACAGACACAAGGTAGTGAGTTGTCTTTTCTCAAAGCAGAATGAAACAAATCAGCCAATCAGTAATCTATATTCTATATGTActgtactataataaaagcagtgCCCGCTGATCTGTTCAAAGCCACACCAACAGCATTAGGAACAAAATTGCCTCACAACAGAATTGAACTCGGGTATTCCGATTTACAGTCTGgcactctaaccactacaccactacATTACTCTATCATATCTGTACATAAACGAAAGAAAACAATTACATCGTATCTGCATGCTTTaagccaataaaaatatgttaacaacCCATCCTGAGCATACCGTAGTGCATAGTTTCGCTTTGAAAATCTTTCATGTTTTAtcgcaatttattgttagcaataaaCAGTTGCAAATAATGTAGTGTAAGGataatgtagtaggtaatgtaatgtttataagctgttttttatttctCGCGCAACTCAGGACATTCAGCTagtccttactataataagagccgtgtcggTCCGAAACTACAATTGaaagttagaaaaaagattgcattgtacAGGATTTGAACCTATGACACTTGCACTCagccacctgcaccaatcactTTCAGGAAATTCTGAATAATTGTGAATATATTGAGTCTCTGCgctttatcgacacacctgaGGATTCCTAACGGCACACCGAACTGCCAGGTTACTAGTTCAGGTAGTTTAGGAATGATACAAAGTACGAAGATTTCTCTGCAAGCATGAAAGTCACTGGCTTATTTCCCGTCCACTCTGTCTAGTTTTAAACAGAGTGTTGGTGGTATAAGTGTATCATATTGCTATGCTGGAAGGTTGGTATGGTTTATATTCCCTTTTGGTGTTGATTCATTCATGGCCTGGTTATATTTTGTATCTTCTGTACATTGGTGCAATGCTCCTTCGATGTAATGTAAGTTATGATAGTATTTTGAATGTGCTATATTATGTTGCATGTACAATGTAGGGGAAAAACTCTTAATATAGGGAGCACTAAATCACAAGaagaattgttgaaaaaaccATTACCATGGtgtgatattataatattctTTTTATGTAAGTCACGTTTGACACTAGTAATTGACCATTTTTTATGAGACATTTTTGTACTCTTGACCTATCCAGTAAATTCGTCTCATGCTAATAGCTTATGCAGTCATGTTGATTGTAATCTGTGCTGTGGTGTTTGTGTGAACCACAAAAATAATTGGAGTGAATGGGTCCTATAACATTTTTTCACAATCAGTGGTGTAGACAACTCTACAAGTGACAATTCACAAAGATGAACAGATGAGTGGAAAATGCTTCTTCAAGCAAGTCCAGCCACCACACATAATGGAGACCACCGATGCTCTAGTTTGTGTTAAGTTGTTTATCATTGTAGACATATCTTGTAAAAGAGCAACTGTTGTTGTGGAATACTCGTTATAAATGCAAATAATGGTTACTATGATTATCTCTGTTATAGGAATCAGTGAACTTTTAAACTATTGAAGTAAAGAATAATGCATCAGCCTGATAAGCTGTTATCTTTTCTCATGTAATGTAGAACTTGATAACAGAGCTGGACAGCGAATGCAATATTGGAGTCGTTGCATCAGGCATTTTacaatatgtaaatataattgGTAAGATTTCAAAAATTACTGACATTAATTTTTATAGTATGAATTTTGCTAGCATTGACAACCTATTAAATGAATATAGTGCTTTGGCGTGTTGTGCTGACACTATACACACCTACTATCAGTTTTTTAGactgatattatatatactctattatatatacagtatatatatatactctatttTAAACTTGATCCCTCTGACCAGACCTGAAGGAAAATCAGGAAACCTGCTCCAATGAATGAACATAATCTCTGATGCTAGATCCTGGTAAGAATTATATTGGTGGTTACTAAAAAGTTAAGAATTATAATTCAACTCAAAAGAGTGTAAAACAATCACATGATCTACTAGTTTAAAGCCAGTTTGTACAacattttaacaataataatcgAAATGCGGAACAAAACACAATTTAAAATGAGCTTACTTTGCTGCTTATGAACATTCAGTCCCCGGATTCAGATAATCTTGCCTCCAGTCACAAAAGGTTTACAGAAATGAGTTGGCTAGTTCTGGTAAATAAGAGTGTTGAATGACCTTGCCTTTACTGTCACAGAGAAAGATTTCTCACCGTCAGTCACCTTGATAACCTCTTCAATGTCCATCCTGTAGATATAAACAACCTTTTTGTTACTAATTATGATTGGTAGCATcacattatattaaattatttaaatcataatatattattttattttagagtGCAATAGA
The genomic region above belongs to Watersipora subatra chromosome 1, tzWatSuba1.1, whole genome shotgun sequence and contains:
- the LOC137400438 gene encoding putative glucosylceramidase 4 → MAVHSLILVVAGMLLTVQDVAGTACDPVSFGQSSIVCRCNATYCDTVPGLSLSANTYTIYTSSMTGNRFSNKIVSFTDRGAMANSKITVNKSISYQTILGFGGAITDAAAKNIFMLSSATRLKLLESYYSPSGIEYTLGRIPIASTDFSTHAYSYDDIDGDLDLRHFALVTEDLTYKIPVVKSAQLMSSRKIKLFSSPWSAPYWMKTDESMTGRGFLIGQPGGPYYKAWAKYIVKFLDEYKKQGVEFWGLTAQNEPLDGRIPFFPFQCLGFTAEMQRDFIISDLGPALHAGGYADLNLMVFDDSVLEVSSWAKTIYDNETASQYVSGLALHWYENGVFGYNEMTDTHNINPSKFLLATEACTGSSPLDKQKVILGSWERAEQYTDDIIKDLQNWVTGWTDWNIALNMSGGPNWVNNNVDSPIIVNAVHNEFYKQPMYYAMGHFSKFVTPGSIRHEMSIKGSACDGVVFSTPEGYTAMILYNRSETAENVDVVDGNKTFTVSVAPRSINTVVYLS